A section of the Streptomyces sp. NBC_00178 genome encodes:
- a CDS encoding M4 family metallopeptidase: protein MAVIAVGLPVGPASADSHTAVTAGRTNARPAATPAPRAGALPATLSPTERAALLTRARSQRADTAAQLRLSAKEQLVVRSVGKNRDGTTHTHYERTYSGMPVLGGDLIVHRNPDGAVTGTDMATRTSIATTDGKAVKSAASARRYALWAARKDGVARPSAATPRAVVWAAKGKPKLAWESVVEGTQHDGTPSRLHVITDATTGVEIRHYQDIQTGTGHSQYSGQVDLTTTPTGQTFTLSDASRGGHETFDLNHGDTLNPYRDDDDVWGDGNGASVQTAGVDAAYGAQKTWDFYKDMFGRRGIRDDGVGATSRTHFGTSYANAFWDDDCFCMTYGDGADDSRPLTELDVAGHEMTHGVTSNTAGLIYEGESGGLNEATSDIMGTGVEFYADNQADAGDYLIGEKLFGNGEPLRYMDRPSRDGSSPDYWFSGLEQVEVHSSSGPANHFFYLLAEGSGEKTINGVTYNSPTADGLPVPGIGRENALKLWYKALTERFTSTTGYAAARVQSLQAAADLWGEGSATYTTVADTWAAISVGSRPNGAYVTNPGDQHSVVGTPVSLQPRTGSTNPGVTRSATGLPTGLAINATTGLISGTPTKAGTFHAIVTVRDSKNTVANARFTWTVQPQGSGCGVSQLFANPGFESGPTAWSQSPGVIDNSSETPARTGRYKAWLGGYGTTHTDTLSQKVTVPASCTFATLSFHLLVTTDEAPKSAAYDKLTVKAGSSTLGTWSNLDKSTGYLQRTVDLTPYVGKTVTLTFTGTEDSVSKTTFLIDDTTVSAI from the coding sequence ATGGCTGTGATCGCCGTCGGTCTTCCCGTCGGCCCGGCCTCGGCCGACAGCCACACCGCTGTGACGGCAGGACGTACGAACGCCCGCCCCGCAGCCACTCCCGCGCCTCGCGCGGGCGCGCTGCCGGCCACGCTCTCCCCGACCGAGCGGGCGGCCCTGCTGACCCGGGCGCGGTCCCAAAGGGCCGACACGGCCGCCCAGTTGCGCCTCAGCGCCAAGGAGCAACTGGTCGTCAGGTCGGTCGGCAAGAACAGGGACGGAACGACTCACACGCATTACGAACGCACGTACTCGGGAATGCCGGTCCTCGGCGGTGACCTGATCGTCCACCGGAACCCGGACGGCGCTGTCACCGGCACCGACATGGCCACCAGGACCTCGATCGCGACGACCGACGGCAAGGCCGTCAAGAGCGCCGCCTCGGCCAGGCGTTACGCCCTGTGGGCCGCGAGGAAGGACGGTGTCGCCCGCCCGTCCGCAGCCACGCCCCGCGCTGTCGTCTGGGCGGCGAAGGGGAAGCCGAAGCTCGCCTGGGAGTCGGTGGTCGAGGGGACGCAGCACGACGGCACCCCGAGCCGTCTGCACGTGATCACCGACGCCACGACCGGCGTCGAGATCCGCCACTACCAGGACATCCAGACCGGTACGGGCCACAGCCAGTACAGTGGCCAGGTCGACCTGACCACGACACCCACGGGGCAGACGTTCACCTTGAGCGATGCCAGTCGTGGCGGTCATGAGACGTTCGACCTGAACCACGGCGACACCCTCAACCCGTACCGCGACGACGACGACGTCTGGGGCGACGGCAACGGCGCCAGCGTGCAGACCGCCGGTGTCGACGCGGCCTACGGCGCCCAGAAGACCTGGGACTTCTACAAGGACATGTTCGGGCGCCGGGGGATCCGTGACGACGGTGTCGGTGCGACCTCCCGCACCCATTTCGGCACCTCGTACGCCAACGCCTTCTGGGACGACGACTGCTTCTGCATGACCTACGGCGACGGGGCGGACGACTCCCGTCCGCTGACCGAACTGGACGTGGCGGGCCACGAGATGACCCACGGCGTCACCTCCAACACAGCCGGTCTGATCTACGAGGGAGAGTCCGGTGGTCTGAACGAGGCCACCTCGGACATCATGGGCACCGGGGTGGAGTTCTACGCCGACAACCAGGCCGACGCCGGCGACTACCTCATCGGCGAGAAGCTCTTCGGCAACGGCGAGCCGCTGCGCTACATGGACAGGCCGAGCAGGGACGGCTCGTCACCCGACTACTGGTTCAGCGGTCTTGAGCAGGTCGAGGTGCATTCCTCCTCCGGTCCCGCCAACCACTTCTTCTACCTGCTGGCCGAGGGCAGCGGCGAAAAGACGATCAACGGCGTCACCTACAACAGCCCCACGGCCGACGGCCTCCCCGTGCCCGGAATCGGCCGGGAGAACGCCCTCAAGCTCTGGTACAAGGCACTCACCGAGCGCTTCACCTCCACCACCGGCTACGCCGCCGCCCGCGTGCAGTCGCTCCAGGCAGCCGCCGATCTCTGGGGTGAGGGGAGCGCGACCTACACGACGGTCGCCGACACCTGGGCAGCGATCAGCGTCGGCAGCCGCCCCAACGGTGCCTACGTCACCAACCCCGGTGACCAGCACAGTGTGGTCGGCACGCCGGTCTCCCTGCAACCGCGTACGGGCAGCACCAACCCCGGTGTGACCCGCTCCGCGACCGGTCTCCCGACCGGCCTGGCGATCAATGCCACCACCGGGCTGATCTCGGGCACCCCGACGAAGGCCGGGACCTTCCACGCGATCGTGACGGTGCGCGACTCGAAGAACACCGTGGCCAACGCGCGCTTCACGTGGACCGTCCAGCCCCAGGGCAGCGGCTGCGGCGTCAGCCAGCTGTTCGCGAACCCCGGCTTCGAGAGCGGGCCCACGGCCTGGTCGCAGAGCCCCGGTGTGATCGACAACAGTTCCGAGACCCCGGCGCGCACCGGCCGCTACAAGGCATGGCTCGGTGGCTACGGCACCACCCACACAGACACACTGTCCCAGAAGGTGACCGTCCCGGCCTCCTGCACCTTCGCGACCCTTTCCTTCCACCTCCTCGTCACGACCGACGAGGCCCCGAAGTCGGCCGCGTACGACAAGCTGACCGTCAAGGCGGGCAGTTCCACCCTGGGTACGTGGTCCAACCTGGACAAGAGCACCGGATACCTCCAGCGGACGGTCGACCTGACCCCGTACGTGGGCAAGACCGTCACCCTCACGTTCACGGGCACCGAGGACTCCGTATCCAAGACCACCTTCCTCATCGACGACACCACGGTCAGCGCCATCTGA
- a CDS encoding ATP-binding protein, with protein sequence MQSAVTVTPARIPDLLLGLATVRPVFLWGAPGIGKSSLVRDFAESLGLECVSLLGTQLAPEDLIGVPQIRDGRSVFCPPEAIARDEPYCLFLDELNAATPDVQKAFYSLILDRRIGSYELPAGSIVIGAGNRATDNALARPVASALVNRLTHVHLRASAADWLIWAGENGIHPWVTDYVTDRPDHLWSQPPKTEEPFSTPRSWHMLSDALHSFGPDIDEDTLKVIVHGTLTPAHAVSFCGYAKIVRHTFGIEAILKGDASWPAGLGDRDLLYYLADAFRGRLVKDLPRQREHVSESMRQTSYRAKSLLVQLAEISVEVAQTVIADDADGQPVLPAWFLVEAARDMPRLVEARR encoded by the coding sequence GTGCAGTCCGCCGTCACCGTCACTCCCGCCCGCATTCCCGACCTGCTGCTCGGACTCGCCACCGTGCGGCCCGTGTTCCTGTGGGGAGCGCCCGGAATCGGCAAGTCGTCGCTCGTCCGCGACTTCGCGGAGTCGCTGGGACTCGAGTGCGTCAGTCTCCTGGGAACGCAGCTCGCCCCCGAGGACCTGATCGGTGTGCCGCAGATCCGCGACGGGCGGTCCGTGTTCTGCCCGCCGGAGGCCATCGCGCGCGACGAACCGTACTGCCTGTTCCTCGACGAGCTCAACGCCGCCACCCCGGACGTCCAGAAGGCCTTCTACTCGCTGATCCTGGACCGGCGCATCGGATCGTACGAGCTGCCCGCCGGATCGATCGTCATCGGGGCCGGGAACCGCGCCACCGACAACGCGCTGGCCAGGCCTGTCGCGTCCGCCCTCGTCAACCGGCTCACGCACGTCCATCTGCGTGCTTCGGCCGCGGACTGGCTGATCTGGGCGGGGGAGAACGGAATCCACCCCTGGGTGACCGACTACGTCACCGACCGCCCCGACCACCTGTGGTCCCAGCCGCCCAAGACCGAGGAGCCGTTCTCCACCCCCCGGTCCTGGCACATGCTGTCCGACGCCCTGCACTCCTTCGGGCCGGACATCGACGAGGACACCCTGAAGGTGATCGTGCACGGCACACTGACGCCGGCGCACGCCGTGTCCTTCTGCGGCTATGCAAAGATCGTGCGCCACACCTTCGGCATCGAGGCGATCCTCAAGGGCGATGCCTCGTGGCCGGCCGGACTCGGGGACCGCGACCTCCTCTACTACCTGGCCGACGCGTTCCGCGGGCGGCTGGTGAAGGATCTCCCGCGGCAGAGGGAGCACGTGTCCGAGTCGATGCGGCAGACCTCCTACCGGGCCAAGTCGCTGCTCGTACAGCTCGCCGAGATCTCGGTCGAGGTGGCGCAGACCGTCATCGCCGACGACGCCGACGGTCAGCCGGTGCTGCCCGCCTGGTTTCTCGTCGAGGCGGCGCGCGACATGCCCCGGCTGGTCGAGGCCCGACGATGA
- a CDS encoding vWA domain-containing protein encodes MKAGRGRKNGDKPDPAAEAFAAGLVLLKRNPAFGAVAFSVCREHPCALTPAGGLAAVTSGGKVHVHPTKRAEPAEWAWVLAHCVLHLGFGHVPASKDDPRVQPDRYDLAARCTVVNRFLLTFPMGRPPDDLPAAYPSGDEGELAARWRRDGIPAEYERCGTAGGQPDQILTTWNGWNTTVPDWEAAFARALTRAVSTAMDTAGGRVDRETGERAPQQPWNRALNWFVSSYPLLGGIAAGITVVADAELARTHGITTAAVNSAVGEIYINPLRELTDEQWRFVLAHEILHAALRHGERRGGRDPFLFNVAADYVVNDWLVRMRVGDMPDGVLYDPQLRDLSAEEVYDRMAGDLRRRRRLATLRGKGLGDVLGEPLRHPAARPYADLDDFYRRGLVQGFDLHQYGGRGLLPAGLVQEIRALAHPPVPWDAQLARWFDAYVPRPQPVRSYARPARRQASTPDIPRAGRYFPDEEAARCTFGVVLDTSGSMSATLLGKALGAIASYAEARDVPAARVVFCDAAPYDAGYLPPAEIAGRVRVRGRGGTELQPGIDLLCRADDFPPTAPVLVITDGWCDTLRVRREHAYLIPEGARLPFTPRGPVFRLS; translated from the coding sequence ATGAAGGCCGGCCGTGGCAGGAAGAACGGCGACAAGCCGGATCCAGCCGCCGAGGCCTTCGCGGCGGGACTCGTGCTGCTCAAGCGGAATCCCGCCTTCGGTGCGGTCGCCTTCTCCGTCTGCCGTGAGCACCCGTGTGCCCTGACCCCGGCCGGGGGACTGGCCGCCGTCACCTCCGGCGGCAAGGTGCACGTACACCCCACGAAGCGGGCGGAGCCGGCCGAATGGGCCTGGGTCCTCGCTCACTGCGTGCTGCACCTGGGCTTCGGCCACGTGCCGGCGTCCAAGGACGACCCGCGCGTCCAGCCCGACCGGTACGACCTGGCAGCCCGCTGCACGGTCGTCAACCGCTTCCTGCTCACCTTTCCGATGGGCCGTCCCCCCGACGACCTCCCCGCGGCCTACCCATCCGGCGACGAGGGGGAACTCGCCGCCCGCTGGCGCCGCGACGGCATTCCCGCAGAGTACGAGAGGTGCGGCACCGCAGGCGGGCAGCCGGACCAGATCCTCACGACCTGGAACGGCTGGAACACCACGGTCCCCGACTGGGAGGCGGCCTTCGCCCGCGCGCTCACCCGTGCCGTCTCCACCGCCATGGACACGGCAGGCGGCCGCGTCGACCGGGAGACCGGCGAACGCGCCCCGCAGCAGCCGTGGAACCGCGCCCTGAACTGGTTCGTGTCCTCCTACCCGCTGCTCGGCGGAATCGCCGCGGGAATCACCGTCGTCGCCGACGCGGAACTGGCCCGGACCCACGGCATCACCACCGCCGCGGTGAACTCCGCCGTCGGGGAGATCTACATCAATCCTCTGCGTGAACTCACCGACGAGCAGTGGCGTTTCGTCCTCGCCCACGAGATACTGCACGCCGCCCTGCGCCACGGCGAACGCCGGGGTGGCCGGGACCCGTTCCTCTTCAACGTCGCCGCCGACTACGTCGTCAACGACTGGCTGGTCCGCATGCGCGTGGGCGACATGCCGGACGGCGTGCTGTACGACCCACAGCTGCGCGACCTCTCGGCGGAGGAGGTGTACGACCGGATGGCGGGCGACCTGCGCCGCCGGCGACGGCTCGCGACCCTGCGGGGCAAGGGGCTCGGTGACGTACTCGGCGAGCCACTGCGACACCCCGCCGCCCGCCCGTACGCGGACCTCGACGACTTCTACCGGCGCGGCCTCGTCCAGGGATTCGACCTGCACCAGTACGGCGGACGTGGTCTGCTGCCCGCCGGGCTGGTCCAGGAGATACGGGCGCTGGCCCACCCGCCGGTGCCGTGGGACGCGCAACTCGCCCGGTGGTTCGACGCATACGTACCCCGGCCTCAGCCCGTGCGTTCCTACGCCCGCCCAGCCCGGCGGCAGGCTTCGACCCCGGACATACCGCGCGCCGGCCGGTACTTCCCCGACGAGGAGGCGGCGCGTTGCACCTTCGGAGTCGTACTCGACACCTCCGGCTCGATGAGCGCCACCCTGCTCGGCAAGGCGCTCGGGGCGATCGCCTCGTACGCGGAGGCACGTGACGTGCCGGCGGCGCGGGTGGTCTTCTGCGACGCGGCGCCGTACGACGCGGGATACCTTCCTCCGGCCGAGATCGCGGGCCGGGTGCGAGTCCGTGGTCGTGGCGGAACCGAACTGCAGCCGGGCATCGACCTGTTGTGCAGAGCCGACGACTTCCCGCCGACGGCTCCGGTACTCGTCATCACCGACGGATGGTGCGACACACTGCGTGTCCGCCGCGAGCACGCCTACCTGATTCCCGAGGGTGCGAGACTGCCGTTCACACCCCGAGGTCCGGTGTTCCGGCTGAGCTGA
- a CDS encoding HAD family hydrolase encodes MSRTCVVLDIGGVLELTPETGWVQRWEERLGLRPGTVHERMGDVWKAGSVGTISEQEVHDQVGRRLGLDGSEVHAFMTDLWTEYLGTPNEELIAYVRALRGRCRLGILSNSFVGARQRETALYGFDELVDRIVYSHETGIEKPDPRAFEALCGVLDVRPEVCLLIDDFAVNVEAARAAGMQAFLFEDNARTIARIEAHLYTDGQDDWRDPHD; translated from the coding sequence GTGAGCAGGACCTGCGTCGTACTCGACATCGGAGGTGTGCTGGAGTTGACCCCGGAGACGGGGTGGGTGCAGCGGTGGGAGGAGCGGCTCGGCCTTCGACCGGGCACCGTGCACGAGCGGATGGGAGATGTCTGGAAAGCGGGGAGCGTCGGGACCATCAGCGAGCAGGAGGTGCACGACCAGGTGGGCAGGCGCCTCGGGCTCGACGGCTCCGAGGTGCACGCTTTCATGACCGATCTCTGGACGGAGTACCTCGGGACGCCGAACGAGGAACTGATCGCGTATGTGCGAGCGCTGCGCGGACGTTGCCGACTGGGCATCCTGAGCAACAGTTTCGTCGGCGCCCGGCAGCGCGAGACGGCACTGTACGGCTTCGACGAACTGGTCGACCGGATCGTCTACTCGCACGAGACCGGCATCGAGAAGCCTGACCCACGTGCCTTCGAGGCCCTGTGCGGCGTCCTGGATGTGCGGCCTGAAGTATGCCTTCTCATCGACGACTTCGCCGTCAACGTCGAGGCCGCCCGGGCCGCGGGCATGCAGGCGTTCCTCTTCGAGGACAACGCCCGGACGATCGCACGCATCGAGGCTCATCTGTACACCGACGGCCAGGACGACTGGCGCGATCCGCACGACTGA